The following coding sequences lie in one Penaeus monodon isolate SGIC_2016 unplaced genomic scaffold, NSTDA_Pmon_1 PmonScaffold_2486, whole genome shotgun sequence genomic window:
- the LOC119570359 gene encoding crustacyanin-A2 subunit-like, whose product MLKTLVAAALVAMVTADGIPDFVAPGNCAKVANQDNFDLRRYAGRWYQVQIIDNAYQPYTRCIHSNYDYSDSEYGFRVTTAGFSPNNEYLRLQGKIYPTKDFPAAHMLIDFPTVFAAPYEVIETDYDSYACVYSCIDTDKYKSEFGFVFSRTPQNSGQAVDRCASVFRRNGVDFSLFNVVPHTAECVYRA is encoded by the exons ATGTTGAAGACACTCGTAGCTGCTGCCCTTGTGGCTATGGTCACAGCCGACGGCATTCCAGACTTCGTAGCTCCTGGAAATTGTGCCAAAGTGGCAAATCAAGACAACTTCGATCTTCGCAGA TATGCTGGTCGCTGGTATCAGGTCCAGATCATTGACAACGCCTACCAGCCATACACTCGCTGCATCCACTCCAACTACGACTACTCTGACTCTGAGTATGGCTTTAGGGTGACCACAGCTGGATTCAGTCCCAACAACGAGTACCTCAGGCTGCAGGGCAAGATCTACCCCACAAAGGACTTCCCAGCTGCCCACATGCTCATTGATTTCCCTACCG TTTTCGCCGCTCCTTATGAAGTAATCGAGACTGACTACGACAGTTATGCCTGCGTATATTCCTGCATTGACACAGACAAGTACAAGTCCGAGTTCGGCTTCGTCTTCTCCCGTACTCCACAGAACTCCGGCCAAGCGGTTGACAGATGCGCCTCCGTATTCCGCAGGAACGGCGTCGACTTCTCCCTCTTCAACGTAGTTCCTCATACAGCCGAATGTGTTTACAGGGCATGA
- the LOC119570361 gene encoding crustacyanin-C1 subunit-like yields the protein MKASLLFLALAAFAAADKIPDFVVPGKCPLVDERSLYEQQRPNHPKYAGLWYQIALTNNPYQLIHQCVRNEYTLDGTKFNVRSTGIDAKGNRMTRKGQVLPNPFGEPHLSVDYEGSWMAPYVILDTDYENFSCIYSCSGYNFGYYSDFAFIFSRSPSLADSYYRRCEAAFMNIGVDPSRFTKTTQGSSCPYSSHMSW from the exons ATGAAAGCTTCGCTATTGTTCCTTGCTCTCGCAGCCTTTGCTGCTGCCGACAAAATCCCCGATTTCGTCGTGCCGGGAAAATGTCCCCTTGTTGACGAGAGAAGCCTCTATGAGCAGCAAAGGCCTAATCATCCCAAG TATGCTGGTTTGTGGTATCAAATAGCCCTCACAAACAACCCTTACCAACTTATCCACCAGTGTGTCCGAAACGAATATACCTTAG ATGGAACCAAGTTCAACGTCAGGTCCACTGGTATTGATGCCAAAGGAAACCGAATGACACGTAAGGGTCAGGTTCTGCCAAATCCTTTCGGAGAACCTCATCTTTCTGTGGACTACGAAGGAT CCTGGATGGCTCCCTATGTGATTCTGGACACTGACTACGAGAACTTCTCGTGCATCTATAGCTGTTCCGGATACAACTTCGGCTATTATTCCGACttcgccttcatcttctcccGCTCACCAAGTCTAGCTGACAGTTATTACAGGCGTTGTGAAGCCGCTTTCATGAACATCGGTGTTGACCCCTCTCGATTCACGAAGACAACCCAGGGTTCATCTTGCCCATACAGCAGCCACATGTCTTGGTAA